Proteins encoded in a region of the Nicotiana tomentosiformis chromosome 9, ASM39032v3, whole genome shotgun sequence genome:
- the LOC104090802 gene encoding uncharacterized protein — translation MALRSLDNALPVALERPKKQAKVIAAVNQNQNQKQPEIVVNDENKAPVPDSIVDYIPSENLEPIADPDSKIQGLVEGLESKDWLEICHSLNDTRRFVLFHSALLLPILDKVMLVIVKAMKNPRSALCKTSVMASADIFKAFGDKLFESPISDAFENVLLQLMLKASQDKKFVCEEADKALEAMVESMTPLPLLHKLHTYVKHSNMRIRAKAAVSISDCISKMERNGMEEFGFVSLVQIAVNLLNDRLPEAREAARGIVVSVYEALTQNEEQRQDTWQDFCQSNLPAIHAQAMVKIVSS, via the exons ATGGCACTCAGATCACTCGATAACGCTCTCCCGGTTGCACTTGAAAGACCCAAAAAACAAGCAAAAGTCATAGCAGCAGTAAACCAAAATCAGAATCAGAAACAGCCTGAAATTGTTGTCAATGATGAAAACAAGGCTCCTGTGCCAGATTCCATCGTTGATTACATCCCATCTGAAAATCTTGAACCTATTGCTGACCCAGATAGCAAAATCCAG GGACTTGTTGAAGGGTTGGAATCTAAAGATTGGTTGGAAATTTGTCACTCACTGAATGATACTAGGCGATTTGTGTTGTTTCACTCTGCTCTCTTGCTGCCAATTTT GGACAAAGTTATGTTGGTGATTGTTAAGGCAATGAAAAATCCAAGAAGTGCTCTTTGCAAGACTTCTGTCATGGCTTCAGCTGATATCTTCAAAGCTTTTGGTGATAAGTTATTTGAATCACCTATTTCTGATGCATTTGAAAATGTG CTTTTGCAGCTGATGCTGAAGGCTTCTCAAGACAAAAAGTTTGTTTGTGAAGAAGCAGATAAGGCACTTGAGGCAATGGTGGAGTCTATGACTCCTCTTCCTTTGCTCCATAAGCTTCACACCTATGTGAAACATTCCAACATGAGAATCAGAGCAAAAGCTGCAGTCTCAATTTCAGATTGTATTTCTAAAATG GAACGGAACGGAATGGAGGAGTTTGGATTCGTTTCGTTGGTTCAAATTGCTGTAAATTTGCTCAATGATCGACTCCCCGAGGCAAGAGAAGCAGCTAGAGGTATAGTGGTTTCAGTATACGAGGCGTTAACACAGAATGAAGAGCAGAGACAAGATACATGGCAAGACTTTTGCCAGTCTAATCTTCCAGCAATTCATGCACAAGCCATGGTTAAAATTGTTTCTTCTTAG